CTGATTCATTCACTTACTTAATGAAAGacttgaaggaaggaagaatccCCGAATGGAGGAGACTGGAAAGGACGCATGACAAAACGCCCGCGGTCTCTGGAGACCCAGCCAGTCCCCTCCCTGGTCCCCAGGGTCTGGCCTTGACCATTGCAtggcttttttggggggtggggggtgcctTTCCCTACCAGATTCTTCTAAAGCTCAGCTGCACCCACCCTTAAATGGGAGAGAAGGCTTCTGCTCGCGGGCTCTGCATTCTTCCACCCGGACCCACCTTTCTGTGGACTAAACAGGAACCACTGGACTAGAGTAAATCTCAGCCCTGCAGGAGATTTTAGTCAAAAACTAGGACTAAAGAAAAGCAGGGTTGGGCTGGTAATTCACACAGGGCTAGCTTTAAACTTCTTTCCATGAATCACTCGCCCAGCGCATTAACTCGGGTACTTTGTTGATCCAGACCCTAGAGGGAGAATTCCCACCCTCCACTCGGCAGCCCCTGGATGGCGCAgctccacctccccccacccgACTCCTGCCTCGGGTCCTCTAGGCAGAAGCGCCGCGTCCTGCGACAGGTTGGGACTGAGCTGCATCGTGCTGCGCTGCGTCCCAGTGCCCTGAGACTACGCCCAGAGGCGGCGCAGCCAATCGCAGTGCGGCAGGCGGTGGGGACAGAGCCGCCTGGGTGGCATTCTGGTGGGGGACTTCAGAGGTCAAACTGGCAACCTTGAGGCGACCGCAGAGGACTGAAGACCCCTGGACCCTGCACTTGCCAACTGTGCCTGTACAGATGGGACAGGGGCCACCCCGGTGCCCGGCGAGTACCTCTGCTCTGTGAGTGGGGGTATTTCTGTGGTGCTGAGCTATGGTATTCCTAGGGCTGGTCGGGCAGGACAGGGAAGCTCGACCCCTGCAAGTCAGGTGGAGATGCCCCTTGCTCCTTGCACCACCGCACAGGCCCCGTGGCCACAGTGAGCCTGAGCAGAGGGTGGGGGCAAGCAGCATGGGACCTGGCCTGGGACCCGAGCCAGGAGCCCTGGTTTTGGAGAGGCAGATGAGGTGTTGGCAGCACTGGCGACATGTAGGGCTGCGGGAGCAGTGTGTGCTCTCCTTCCCACTGTCTCCTGGGAAGGCATTCCAGAAAGGTTTCCTGCAAGAAGGGGAGATTGGAAAACatagctcacctcctgctgtgtatTAGCCAAAAACAAGGTGTGAAGTGACCCCCCAATTATTGGGGATCACTTTGTCCCTACTTGGGATTAGAAGTTTCCATTGGTGAGGTTTTGCCTGAATGGCCTCAGTACAATTGGTACAAAACCTAGATCAGTTGGTTTCCTAGCTGTTGCCTTAACCTTCTCACACACGAGGtactttcatatttttctcataACCTAAATTATCATCGCATAAACTGTTTCAGCTCCTACAGCTCTGGACAGGCCACTTTTCATTTTGGTGAGTCCATCCAGTACCTCCACTTGCCCTGTTTTTCTCCAACCAGATCCTTGGCCTCTTCCACAGTCCTTGGGTAAAAGCTTGGgagaataatttaaatatttttattctaccaTGGTGGCCAAAGTTTCTCAGGGAGCAGTAAGATGGCTTTTTAGGATTGGTCTAATCAGATCCTCATTTTTGTTCCCTTCCTAGGTTTTGAAACATGAATCCTTCACTCCTCCTTGCTGCCTTTTGCCTGAGATTAGCCTCAGCTAGTCTAACACTTGATCACAGTTTAGATGCACAGTGGAACCAGTGGAAGGCAAAGCACAAGAGATTATATGGCATGGTTGGTAGCACCTGAAACCGTCCAGAGGGATTCCTGGGAGAATGGTCCTTGGTGTTTGGAGATTATAGCCAAAGAGTAGCTACTAGAGGCCAGCTCTTACCAATAACCTAATGCAATAACGTAATGGCACCGATTATGAGTACGATATGGGCATACGCTCCTGTTGTTTCTTGGCTTGGAGAACATCTCCCAGAGGTGTCAAGCCTTCTCTGGCCAtggtttctttttcacttttgtcTGCAGATTCACTCGGTGAGCATGGGTTGGGTTTTAgttagaaataaagagcatcaaTTACATATTTGCCTCTAGAATGAAGAAGGATGGAGGAGAGCAGTGTGGGAGAAGAACATGAAGATGATTGAACTGCACAATCAGGAATACAGGGAAGGGAAACACAGCTTCGCAATGGTCATGAACGCCTTTGGAGACATGGTGAGTGTGCTGTGGACTGCTGAACTCTGTGCTTCCTCTCCTCGGTTCTTTACTAAAGTAATCTCTtgcttttcaacattttatttccttttccttgaagACCAGTGAAGAATTCAGGCAGGTGATGAATGGCTTTCAATACCAGAAGCACAGGAAGGGGAAAGTGTTCCAGGAACCTCTGCTTCATGACATCCCCAAATCTGTGGATTGGAGAGAGAAAGGCTACGTGACTCCTGTGAAGGATCAGGTAAGATAGTGTCAGATTCAGACCTCCCATCTCCCCAGGAAAGCCAAGAGGTGATCGACCTCTTTGCTTTAGTGGCGTGTAGAACAACTTGCAGTTCATAGTATTCAGATATATGAGCTGTTGTCAAAGTTTTGCTGTTTGCTTTGTGAATGacagcttttttattcttttatcaggGTAAGTGTGCATCTTCTTATGCTTTTAGTGCAGCTGGGGCTCTGGAAGGACAGATGGTAGGAAAACTGAGAAACTAGTTTCACTGACTGTGCAGACCTGGTGGACTGCTCTAGGCTTCAAGGCAATGTTGGCTGCATTTTTGGAGAACCGTTATTTTGCTTCCAGTATGTTGCCAACAATGGAGGCCTGGACTCTGAGGAATCCTTTCCATATGAAGAAAAGGTAAGTGGAGCTCTTTACCTTGCTGTCATTCCAGCTCTGCTTTTGGAAAGTGGAACGTTTTCAGAGGTAACACACAGTTTTTTCAGAACTCACATTTTAGATGGTAGAATCTATATCTGCAAACTGTCAGTGCTGTCATTATAAATTATTAGGCTTTGCACAGTTTTATAATTATGTGGTTAATATATAGCTGTTCTTGCTATATTGTAGCAAGAACATATAACATAGAGAATATCCAAACATAGTAACATTGAGAAAATACAaactattttacatataatacaCATTTCTCCACTGTGAAAAATTTCTTGTGGATAGTAAGCCTAAGGGTCTCATTCAAGAGACTTGAGCTAATGTTTAGTATCAAGTCAACTAATAGCATTTCATTTCCTGGGAAATCCTAAGTTGCAAACTGCTGAGCGTTGTGGTTCTAACTCATGTTGTCCAGGAGGAGGATGGTGGTAATCAAGTCTCTTccccttttacttttaaaaagaaaaagcctgtAGGTACAATCCCAAGTGTTCTGCTACTAATGACACTGGGTACATGCAAATACTCCCTGTGGAAGAGAAGGCCCTAATGAAGGCTGTGGCAACTGTGGGGCGCATCTCTGCTATTGTTTACGGACTTCTTGATTCCTTCTGGTCCTATAAAAAAAGAAGGTAGGAGTTTTTCTTTGTAGACATCGaggaagaaaaattgaaaacGACCATGACACACAAGCAAAAAAATTCAATGTTAATATTTGGGTTCGTAAATTTCACATAGTTTATTTTATACATgtaatctttctttcttccttctttctttctttctttctttttctttcttatttgagatgaagtcttgctcttgtctcccaggctgaagtgcaatggcacaatctcagctcactgcaacctccacctcctgggttcaagcaattctcctgcctcagcctcctgagtagctgggattacaggcgcctgccaccacgcccggctaatttttgtgtttttagtagagatggggtttccccatattagccaggctggtcttgaactcctgacctcaggtgatctgcccgcctcgacctcccaaagtgctgggattatatgcataagccaccacacctggcctacatgCAATATTTCTACCTGGTGTTTCCATACAATATAtaactacttatttatttatttatttatttattattttttgagacggaatcttgctctgtcgcccaggctggagtgcagcggcatgatctcagctcactgcaacctccacctcctgggttcaagtgattctcctgtctcagcctcccaagtagctgaaatcacaggtgcgcaccaccacacctggctaatttttgtatttttagtagagatgggattttgccatgttggccaggctggtctcaaactcctgacctcaggtgatcctcttgcctcggcctcccaaagtgcttggattacaggtgtgtgccactgcgccaAGCCATAAATAACAATCCATAAAGCGTTATGAAGTATTTACATTCATGGGCACATAACCCCATGAATGCAAGTAATTCATAACGCTTTATGAATTGTTATTTATTATATAGCTTAATTTACTTAAGTTCTCTCCAATTGTTGGATATTTCAAATTGTTCCAAAGATTTTTTTACCTCTGTTATTAAATCTGAAAAGAGCCCTTGATTCAAAGATTTCAGTGTTCTGTACCTTAGACATACTAGAGTGAAGTAACAAGCTTTCCAAGAGTGGTCTTTTATGCCTCTGGGCAAGTTTTTACAAAAGGATTTATGCTCATTTGTATTTCTGCTAGCTTTAGATGGGAGCCTAAATCCCTAGCCTTGATAACAATAGGTCTTCTTGTTAGGCCTGATCTGGAATGTGTGTCATTTCATTGAATTTAGAGCTGCCTCCCTCCCTGTGGGTGACAGGGTGGCTTACTCTCGCGTGTCCCCTAGCGCTTCTCGCCCCAGCATTCCTTTCACTCTCACAGGCATTTATTATGATCCAACCTGCAAAGGAGGATATGTGAGTCAGGGTGCTCTTGTGGTCGGCTATGGCTTTGAAGAAGAGGAATATTACAGCAAGAGATATTGGCTGGTGAAGAACAGGTataaattgtcaaaaaaaaaaaaaccacctacaTTTGAAACACAAAAGGGAATTCTTGTTTGCAGTCAGCATTTGGATACAGTTCCACAAACCCTTAAGCACATTTCTGAAATCCCAGAAGTCTTTATCCTACTTAGGTTGAACACAGGATATGAATGTTTGAGTATAACATCAAGATGCTGTCACAAGTTGCGTTAGTGTAATATTTGTACCACCACATTTCTAAATTCTGAACATTTTCTTAATTCCGAAGCACATCTAGCTGGAAAGACATCCTATCCTTTCCTGCTTCTGATTTTGCAGCTCTTTGAAAGGTCTGGGATGGAAGTTATGTGCAGTTTAGACTCAATAATTCATAAAGGATGAACAGAAACACCTGACTTTCTTGATTCTCTCCATTAAGCCTATGGCCTCCAGCACAGTGTTTAAGCTGAGTGATCCTGTTAATAAACCAATGttggcccagtgcggtggctcatgcctgtaatcccagcacttcgggaggccgaggcaggcggatcacctgaggtcaggagttcgaggccagcctggccaacatggcaaaaccccgtctctactaaaaatacaaaacttagccaggcatggtggcatgcacctgtaatcccagctactcaggagtctgagacaggagaatcacttgaacctgggaggcggaggttgcagtgagccgagatcacaccactgtactccagcttgggtgacagagtgagactccatctcaaaacaaaaaaaatcataattaatatatttaaagactTTTTCATGTTTATCCTTAAGTCTTTATTGGGCCTCTCCTATGAGATGGTGCTGTGCTGGCCTTGAGGACATACAAATGAAGCATATACTCACGGCTCCTTCCTCTGGCGCTCCTATTCCCACGTAAACAAGCAAATCAAAGCCTGGCACAAATTCACAGGCAAGTGCAGCACTGTGGAGGCTCTAAAGGGAGCCGGGGACAGTCAGGGCACACACTAGGAAGGTGCTTCCCTCTAGGGGCCAGGGCCGGCCTAAGCAAGTAGCATCTGATCTCGATTTCAATTGTTCATAGCTGTCATATTTTGGATAGGGCATGAGGGGGCAGTTTCTCTTTGTGctgtattat
The nucleotide sequence above comes from Pongo pygmaeus isolate AG05252 chromosome 13, NHGRI_mPonPyg2-v2.0_pri, whole genome shotgun sequence. Encoded proteins:
- the LOC129044604 gene encoding putative inactive cathepsin L-like protein CTSL3P, translating into MNPSLLLAAFCLRLASASLTLDHSLDAQWNQWKAKHKRLYGMNEEGWRRAVWEKNMKMIELHNQEYREGKHSFAMVMNAFGDMTSEEFRQVMNGFQYQKHRKGKVFQEPLLHDIPKSVDWREKGYVTPVKDQCSWGSGRTDGRKTEKLVSLTVQTWWTALGFKAMLAAFLENRYFASSMLPTMEAWTLRNPFHMKKSSGDWEVQGHRGASGESLLAGGASLQSPEVAQYSGKHQGQCHPIEDALQMLSGGDEDHNEDKWPHHDMRSHLAGKAQV